In Spirochaeta thermophila DSM 6578, the following proteins share a genomic window:
- a CDS encoding Hsp20/alpha crystallin family protein — MARDLVRRTTDTWLDELDRIQEEINRVFDLVWPETTGLFDRVTSPSLDVMETDNEVIVSCDLPGVSEKDLDITLTNNVLTIKGEKKDEKEEKKGDYYRKESWSGAFQRTVSLPDSIDPDAVKAELKNGVLTITIAKREEKKPKKIAVQVK, encoded by the coding sequence ATGGCAAGGGATCTCGTGAGAAGGACGACCGACACTTGGCTCGACGAGCTGGACAGGATACAGGAGGAGATCAACCGGGTCTTCGACCTCGTATGGCCTGAGACCACAGGTCTGTTCGACAGAGTCACCTCGCCGAGTCTCGATGTGATGGAGACCGACAACGAGGTGATCGTCTCCTGCGACCTCCCGGGTGTGAGCGAGAAGGATCTCGACATCACCCTCACCAACAACGTACTGACCATCAAGGGCGAGAAGAAGGACGAGAAGGAGGAAAAGAAGGGAGATTACTACCGTAAGGAGTCCTGGAGCGGTGCGTTCCAGAGGACGGTCTCCCTGCCGGATTCCATCGATCCCGATGCGGTGAAGGCCGAGCTCAAGAACGGGGTGCTCACCATCACCATCGCAAAGAGGGAGGAGAAGAAGCCCAAGAAGATCGCCGTGCAGGTGAAGTAA
- a CDS encoding SDR family oxidoreductase, whose product MERAALVTGGAQGIGDAIVKALLEAGYAVASVDKDGEALLEQQERLATYRGYLPIEADIAFQEGIARAVRLTLERFGRLHGLVNNAAVSADTPLHALSRQEWEAVLAVNLTAPCFLAQACAPHLAATRGAIVNICSTRALMSEPHTEAYSASKGGLLALTHALAVSLGPRVRVNAVSPGWIEVRDRKKRALRQEVHHTEEDALQHPAGRVGVPEDIARMVLFLLDPANDFITGQNFVIDGGMTRKMIYV is encoded by the coding sequence ATGGAGAGAGCGGCGCTCGTGACCGGCGGGGCGCAGGGTATAGGCGACGCCATCGTGAAGGCCCTGCTCGAGGCGGGATATGCGGTGGCCTCCGTGGACAAGGACGGAGAGGCGCTCCTGGAACAACAGGAACGGTTGGCAACATACCGGGGCTACCTTCCGATCGAGGCCGACATCGCCTTCCAGGAAGGGATCGCACGCGCAGTTCGCCTCACCTTGGAGCGCTTCGGACGCCTCCACGGCCTGGTGAACAATGCGGCCGTCTCGGCAGACACCCCCCTGCACGCGCTCTCGCGGCAGGAGTGGGAGGCGGTGCTGGCCGTGAACCTCACGGCGCCGTGCTTCCTCGCCCAGGCCTGTGCCCCCCATCTGGCCGCCACCCGGGGGGCCATCGTCAACATCTGCTCCACACGTGCCCTCATGTCCGAGCCCCACACCGAGGCCTACAGCGCGAGCAAGGGAGGGCTCCTGGCCCTCACCCACGCCCTCGCGGTGAGTCTGGGCCCCCGCGTCCGTGTGAACGCCGTGAGCCCAGGATGGATAGAGGTGCGCGATCGGAAGAAGCGTGCGCTGAGGCAGGAGGTCCACCACACCGAGGAGGACGCGCTCCAGCACCCTGCGGGCCGCGTGGGGGTACCGGAAGACATCGCGCGCATGGTGCTCTTCCTGCTCGACCCTGCGAACGACTTCATCACGGGACAGAACTTCGTCATCGACGGCGGCATGACGAGGAAGATGATCTACGTGTAA
- a CDS encoding VIT1/CCC1 transporter family protein yields MDQRLLETIEVFQKTETTEHYVYSRLAELVEGNNREVLLRIAGEEGHHAEVWSRYTGKTFRPNRLKAFFYLFIARIFSYTFAIKLMERGEERAEAGYGTLVTTVPEAEEILHEEEEHEKELTAMLDEERLGYIGSMVLGLNDALVELTGALAGLTFALQHTRLVGLTGLITGISAALSMAASEYLSTRSEKGEKSPGKAALYTGVVYLVTVLILVWPYFVLGHYVPALAFALLGAVTVILIFTFFVSVVQEESFARLFLEMLGVSLGVAALSFGIGLLARMVLKVDI; encoded by the coding sequence GTGGATCAGAGGCTTCTCGAGACCATCGAGGTCTTCCAGAAGACAGAGACCACGGAACACTATGTCTACAGCCGGCTCGCCGAGCTCGTAGAAGGAAACAACCGGGAGGTGCTCCTCCGTATCGCCGGGGAAGAGGGGCACCACGCCGAGGTGTGGTCCCGTTACACCGGAAAGACCTTCCGTCCGAACCGCCTCAAGGCCTTCTTCTACCTCTTCATCGCCCGGATCTTCAGCTACACCTTCGCCATCAAACTCATGGAGCGAGGCGAGGAACGGGCCGAGGCCGGATACGGCACGCTGGTGACGACCGTACCCGAGGCCGAGGAGATCCTCCACGAAGAGGAGGAGCATGAAAAAGAGCTCACCGCCATGCTCGACGAGGAACGGCTCGGCTACATAGGATCCATGGTCCTGGGACTCAACGACGCCCTGGTGGAACTCACCGGCGCCCTCGCCGGTCTCACCTTCGCGCTCCAGCACACCCGGCTGGTGGGCCTCACCGGACTCATCACGGGGATCTCGGCGGCCCTCTCGATGGCCGCCTCCGAATACCTCTCCACCCGCTCAGAGAAGGGCGAGAAGTCCCCCGGCAAGGCGGCTCTCTACACAGGGGTGGTCTACCTGGTGACCGTGCTCATCCTGGTGTGGCCGTACTTCGTCCTCGGTCACTATGTCCCTGCCCTCGCATTCGCCCTCCTGGGCGCGGTGACCGTGATACTGATCTTCACCTTCTTCGTGAGCGTGGTACAGGAGGAATCCTTCGCCCGGCTCTTCCTCGAGATGCTGGGCGTGAGCCTGGGGGTGGCGGCCCTCTCGTTCGGCATCGGTCTCCTCGCCCGCATGGTCCTCAAGGTGGATATATGA